Proteins from a single region of Chryseobacterium sp. W4I1:
- the purD gene encoding phosphoribosylamine--glycine ligase — protein sequence MRILIIGEGGRESALAVKLQNDSRISKMFFANGNATTDVIGKNVHLTEIKELRDFAIKEKIDLTIVGPEAPLVAGLKDEFKKHDLKVFGPNQKVASLEGSKAFSKKFMQTYDIKTAKAVVFDSYNDAKEYVQTQQYPLVVKASGLAGGKGVVICDNLEEAEATIHDFMIRRIYGDAGIRLVIEEYLEGFEASIIAFSNGEKIFPCVAAKDYKKAGNGDTGPNTGGMGSVAPSPEFTQEHYADFEKNILQTTINGLKGEGFSFKGMIFFGLMVTKNGTYLLEYNMRFGDPETQVLLALMENNLLDVIQDCMDGKDIELKFKDEKAVCLVMCSGGYPRNIETGYEIVGEDKLKHSKLLYAGAVRKGDKVVSNGGRVLNVVATGATYDDARKKVYEDAAHIHFDYGFYREDIGKF from the coding sequence ATGAGAATATTAATCATAGGTGAAGGCGGTAGAGAATCTGCTCTAGCAGTAAAGCTTCAGAATGACTCAAGAATTTCTAAAATGTTTTTTGCTAACGGTAATGCTACCACCGATGTAATAGGGAAAAACGTTCATTTAACAGAGATTAAAGAACTAAGAGATTTTGCTATCAAAGAAAAGATAGATCTTACGATTGTAGGTCCTGAAGCACCTCTTGTAGCCGGGTTGAAGGATGAATTTAAAAAACACGATCTTAAGGTTTTCGGTCCTAACCAAAAAGTAGCAAGTCTGGAAGGAAGTAAAGCTTTCTCTAAGAAATTTATGCAGACCTATGATATCAAAACGGCTAAAGCTGTAGTATTTGATTCATACAATGATGCTAAAGAATATGTTCAGACACAGCAGTATCCTTTAGTGGTTAAGGCAAGCGGTTTGGCAGGTGGAAAAGGTGTTGTCATCTGTGACAACCTTGAAGAAGCCGAAGCTACGATTCACGACTTCATGATCAGAAGAATTTATGGAGATGCCGGGATCCGTCTGGTTATTGAAGAATATTTAGAAGGTTTTGAAGCTTCAATCATTGCATTCTCAAACGGGGAAAAGATTTTCCCTTGTGTTGCTGCAAAAGATTACAAAAAAGCCGGAAACGGTGATACAGGACCAAATACCGGTGGTATGGGATCTGTAGCCCCAAGCCCAGAGTTTACTCAGGAGCACTACGCTGATTTTGAAAAAAATATCTTACAAACTACCATCAATGGTCTTAAAGGAGAAGGATTCAGCTTCAAAGGAATGATTTTCTTCGGATTGATGGTGACTAAAAACGGAACTTACCTTCTTGAATACAACATGAGATTCGGAGATCCTGAAACTCAGGTATTGTTGGCATTAATGGAGAACAATCTTCTTGATGTGATTCAGGACTGTATGGATGGAAAAGACATCGAGCTTAAGTTTAAAGACGAAAAAGCGGTATGTCTTGTGATGTGCTCAGGAGGTTATCCTAGAAATATCGAAACAGGATACGAAATTGTAGGCGAGGACAAACTGAAACATTCAAAACTTCTTTATGCAGGTGCAGTAAGAAAAGGCGACAAAGTGGTTTCCAACGGAGGACGGGTTCTGAACGTGGTAGCTACCGGAGCTACTTATGACGATGCGCGCAAAAAGGTATACGAAGATGCAGCCCACATTCATTTCGATTACGGCTTCTACAGAGAAGACATCGGAAAGTTTTAA
- the guaA gene encoding glutamine-hydrolyzing GMP synthase, which yields MNNGIIILDFGSQYNQLIGRRIREMGVYSEILPFNTPLQDILAKQPKGIILSGGPSSVNAENAHLVEKELYEQGIPVLGICYGMQLTAHLLGGKVNKGEKGEYGKAHLDIIKESSLLKGVTQNSIVWMSHFDEVGELPAGFELNAKSGVMASISNEDKKIYCVQFHPEVSHTEEGGKMLENFVFAICDAGKNWKLTNYIEKTVEEIREKVGDSRVILGLSGGVDSSVAAVLIHKAIGDQLTCIFVDTGLLRKEEGQKVMDNYGEHFHMNIKMVDAKERFLSKLAGVDDPEQKRKIIGNEFIHVFDEESHKIEGAKFLAQGTIYPDVIESQSVNGPSAVIKSHHNVGGLPEDMEFELLEPLRELFKDEVRKVGEELGIPHHLVHRHPFPGPGLGIRVLGAVDAEKVKILQEADDIFIEELYKNDLYEKVSQAFVVLLPVKSVGVMGDERTYEYTAVVRSANTIDFMTATWSRLPYEFLDTVSSRIINEVRGINRVAYDISSKPPATIEWE from the coding sequence ATGAACAACGGTATTATCATATTAGATTTCGGATCACAGTACAACCAGCTTATCGGAAGAAGAATCCGTGAGATGGGTGTATATTCTGAAATCCTTCCTTTCAACACCCCTTTACAGGATATTTTAGCAAAACAGCCAAAAGGTATTATCCTTTCCGGTGGACCAAGCTCTGTAAACGCAGAAAATGCTCACTTAGTAGAAAAAGAACTATATGAGCAGGGAATTCCTGTCCTAGGAATTTGTTATGGGATGCAGCTTACGGCTCACCTTTTAGGAGGAAAAGTAAACAAAGGTGAAAAAGGAGAGTACGGAAAGGCTCATTTAGACATCATTAAAGAAAGCTCTTTACTCAAAGGAGTTACTCAAAATTCTATCGTATGGATGAGTCACTTTGACGAAGTAGGAGAATTACCTGCAGGTTTTGAATTAAATGCAAAATCAGGAGTAATGGCTTCCATTTCCAATGAAGACAAAAAGATCTACTGCGTACAGTTCCACCCGGAAGTTTCTCATACAGAAGAAGGCGGAAAAATGCTTGAAAACTTTGTTTTTGCCATTTGTGATGCTGGAAAAAACTGGAAACTGACGAATTATATCGAAAAAACAGTTGAAGAAATCCGTGAAAAAGTAGGAGACAGCAGAGTGATCCTTGGACTTTCAGGAGGAGTTGATTCTTCTGTAGCTGCGGTTTTAATCCATAAAGCGATCGGTGATCAGCTAACATGTATCTTCGTAGATACAGGTTTATTGAGAAAAGAAGAAGGCCAGAAAGTAATGGATAACTATGGAGAACATTTCCATATGAACATTAAAATGGTTGATGCTAAAGAAAGATTCCTTTCAAAATTGGCAGGAGTAGACGATCCGGAACAGAAAAGAAAGATCATCGGAAACGAGTTTATTCACGTTTTTGATGAAGAATCCCATAAAATTGAAGGTGCTAAATTCTTAGCTCAGGGAACCATTTATCCTGACGTGATCGAAAGCCAGTCTGTGAATGGCCCATCTGCAGTAATCAAGTCTCACCACAATGTAGGAGGACTTCCTGAAGATATGGAATTCGAATTATTAGAGCCGTTAAGAGAACTTTTCAAAGACGAAGTAAGAAAAGTAGGTGAGGAGTTAGGTATTCCACATCATTTGGTACACAGACACCCTTTCCCTGGTCCTGGATTAGGAATCAGAGTATTGGGCGCTGTAGATGCCGAAAAAGTGAAAATCCTTCAGGAAGCTGATGATATTTTCATCGAAGAATTATACAAAAATGATCTTTACGAAAAAGTATCCCAGGCTTTTGTTGTATTACTTCCTGTAAAATCTGTAGGTGTAATGGGAGACGAAAGAACTTACGAATACACAGCAGTCGTTCGTTCTGCCAACACCATCGACTTTATGACGGCAACGTGGAGCAGACTTCCTTACGAGTTTTTAGATACGGTTTCAAGCCGAATCATCAACGAAGTAAGAGGAATCAACAGAGTAGCTTACGATATTTCAAGCAAACCACCTGCAACGATTGAGTGGGAATAA
- the purH gene encoding bifunctional phosphoribosylaminoimidazolecarboxamide formyltransferase/IMP cyclohydrolase codes for MSKKRVLISVSDKSGLIEFAQFLEARNYELISTGGTFKHLKDAGLNPIQIDEVTNFPEMLDGRVKTLHPKVHGGLLAVRSNEEHMKTVQEHGIDLIDMVIVNLYPFFENVNKDISLHEKVEFIDIGGPSMLRSAAKNFDSVTVITDVEDYATVRLEMEQNGDTYIETRKKLAGKVFNLTSAYDGAISRMLLDEEYPTYLNASYKKASDLRYGENPHQTAAYYVSTFENGAMKDFQQLGGKELSFNNLRDMDLCWKVVTEFKEEMACCAVKHSTPCGVAIGTSALETYQKTFECDPVSIFGGIVAMNYKIDAATAEELNKTFLEIVMAPDFDEAALEVLRKKKNLRIIKIVNPVSDKQTWVKIDGGILVQDNDNHFSDDIKVVTEVQPSEEQKKALLFSQRVVKYVKSNAIVVSNGIQAFGIGGGQVNRIWATEQAIERAKEKFTGDLVLASDAFFPFRDVVDFCAKEGIKAIIQPGGSVKDGDSIEAANEHGIPMMFTGVRHFLH; via the coding sequence ATGAGTAAAAAGAGAGTTTTAATCAGTGTTTCTGACAAAAGCGGATTGATCGAGTTCGCTCAGTTCTTGGAAGCCCGGAATTATGAGTTGATTTCTACAGGAGGAACGTTCAAACATTTGAAAGACGCTGGTTTAAATCCCATTCAGATCGATGAGGTAACCAATTTCCCTGAAATGTTAGACGGCAGAGTGAAAACCCTTCACCCGAAAGTGCACGGAGGTCTTTTAGCAGTCCGTTCCAATGAAGAGCATATGAAAACCGTTCAGGAACACGGAATAGACCTGATCGATATGGTAATCGTGAATCTTTATCCTTTCTTTGAAAATGTAAACAAAGACATTTCTTTACATGAGAAAGTAGAGTTTATCGACATCGGAGGTCCTTCAATGCTTCGTTCTGCCGCTAAAAACTTCGACTCGGTTACCGTAATTACTGATGTGGAAGATTATGCAACGGTAAGGCTTGAAATGGAACAGAACGGTGATACGTACATCGAAACCCGTAAAAAGCTTGCAGGAAAAGTATTCAACCTTACTTCAGCGTACGACGGTGCTATTTCAAGAATGCTTTTAGATGAAGAATATCCTACCTATCTTAATGCTTCATACAAAAAAGCATCAGATTTAAGATACGGTGAAAACCCTCACCAGACCGCTGCTTACTACGTTTCTACATTTGAAAATGGGGCTATGAAAGATTTCCAACAGCTGGGCGGTAAAGAACTTTCTTTCAACAACCTTCGTGATATGGACCTTTGCTGGAAAGTAGTAACGGAGTTTAAAGAAGAAATGGCATGTTGTGCAGTGAAGCATTCTACACCTTGTGGCGTAGCGATCGGAACTTCGGCATTGGAAACCTACCAGAAAACTTTTGAATGTGACCCTGTTTCTATTTTTGGCGGAATTGTTGCAATGAACTACAAGATCGATGCAGCAACAGCTGAAGAACTGAACAAAACTTTCCTTGAAATTGTAATGGCTCCGGACTTTGATGAGGCAGCTCTTGAAGTTTTAAGAAAAAAGAAAAACCTAAGAATTATAAAAATCGTTAACCCTGTTTCTGACAAGCAAACATGGGTAAAGATCGATGGTGGTATCCTGGTTCAGGATAATGACAATCATTTCTCTGACGATATCAAAGTAGTAACAGAAGTACAGCCTTCAGAAGAGCAGAAAAAAGCCCTTCTTTTCTCCCAGAGAGTTGTGAAGTATGTAAAATCAAATGCTATTGTTGTTTCAAATGGTATTCAGGCCTTTGGAATCGGTGGCGGACAGGTGAACAGAATCTGGGCTACTGAACAAGCCATCGAAAGAGCAAAAGAAAAATTCACAGGAGATCTTGTTTTAGCTTCTGATGCATTTTTCCCTTTCCGTGATGTGGTAGATTTCTGCGCTAAGGAAGGAATCAAAGCAATCATCCAGCCAGGAGGAAGTGTAAAAGATGGAGACAGCATTGAGGCTGCTAATGAGCATGGTATCCCGATGATGTTTACCGGAGTTAGACATTTTCTACATTAA